One Cucumis sativus cultivar 9930 chromosome 1, Cucumber_9930_V3, whole genome shotgun sequence DNA segment encodes these proteins:
- the LOC101222462 gene encoding probable calcium-binding protein CML15 produces the protein MAALAVEQLNQLRDIFARFDMDSDGSLTILELAALLRSLGLKPSGDQIHVLLANMDSNGNGSVEFDELVTAIMPDFNEEVMVNQTQLLEVFRSFDRDGNGYITAAELAGSMAKMGQPLTYRELTEMMKEADTDGDGVISFNEFASVMAKSAADFLGLAIS, from the coding sequence ATGGCTGCACTAGCAGTTGAGCAGCTTAATCAATTACGAGACATTTTTGCACGATTTGACATGGATTCAGACGGAAGTCTTACAATTCTTGAATTAGCGGCATTGCTTCGATCTCTTGGTTTGAAGCCATCCGGTGATCAAATCCATGTTCTTCTTGCTAATATGGATTCGAATGGTAATGGATCTGTTGAGTTTGATGAATTGGTGACAGCGATTATGCCGGATTTCAATGAAGAGGTAATGGTAAATCAAACGCAACTTCTGGAGGTTTTCCGTTCGTTCGATCGAGATGGGAATGGATATATAACAGCGGCGGAACTGGCGGGATCTATGGCGAAAATGGGACAGCCATTGACGTACAGAGAATTAACGGAGATGATGAAGGAAGCAGATACGGATGGCGATGGAGTCATTAGCTTCAATGAATTTGCATCTGTAATGGCTAAATCTGCCGCTGATTTTCTAGGGCTTGCAATTTCTTGA
- the LOC101222702 gene encoding G patch domain-containing protein TGH isoform X1 yields the protein MDSDEEDFVFYGTPIEREEEINSRKRKSVADASGTMRTLPHWKQEVRDEEGRRRFHGAFTGGFSAGHYNTVGSKEGWTPQSFTSSRKNRAEVKQQNILNFLDEDEKAELEGRGLGTSAQFDTFGFTAVELARKQADKEQQQRPSAIPGPVPDELIVPAAESIGVKLLLKMGWRHGRAIKDSRANSRYDARRDARKAFLAFSTGDVKSEIPNSEPFQEDDDIVSPQLAKGDVSSSQSTPVYVINPKQDLHGLGFDPYKHAPEFMEKKRARTAGNQEGYKKVFSTKNNLFGFRTERIASGFGIGALEELDVEDEDVYTSGYEFEETYVQEEDEPPSKMITDGKQKLIGRKVEGVLLGFRIASKSDYQMERFDPPVIPKDFIPHHKFAGPLIGGYKLADTPPVEVPPPEDNNLKLLIEGVATLVARCGKLFEDLSREKNKSNPLFSFLNGGTGQEYYSRKLWEEQLKRVDQPKPQFDDKLSPSLKKMTAESRGKILGEKPLARSAKELNPPAASDGVHVQYNLSDTFTKPTSSGGMPEIVKPFKDDSAKQERFEQFLKEKYQGGLRTGAPVGAINMSEAARARERLDFEAAAEAIEKGKGLKETKLSAEHFVDFLATGGMQFTSGGVEEVKDTKLEGLMMEKMIPKREEYQWRPAPILCKRFDLIDPYMGKPPPAPRMRSKLDTLIFTSNSVKSTKVEESLTSTPSSFPQSNAEEKDMDASENVNEKVEVECVDRPVDLYKAIFSDESEDEESTSTLKQTEDSKKKVEVANTTLNRLIAGDFLESLGKELGLEVPPDLPPSKKGQTTAPQNEAVPVGEQNINILSVEDKPYPTPSSTGILSDHRMTGTAGHDLNSRKEDNELIHNSAGSGGKVMESSSSKKTSGKVYEEKMYKDKGDRKANNRRVDIHRDCSGSSSSEDEKRRKRSRRRRYKSSDSEDSASSDDYHTKEHSKSRERKKGSSEEKKSRRKHSKHHKHRHRDSSPRDRHRSGKDRIVSEREHRWRD from the exons ATGGACTCGGACGAAGAAGATTTCGTTTTCTATGGAACTCCAATTGAGCGGGAGGAAGAGATCAACAGCCGTAAAAGGAAATCTGTGGCTGACGCTTCGGGTACCATGCGAACCCTCCCTCACTGGAAACAAGAG GTTAGAGATGAGGAAGGACGCAGAAGATTTCATGGGGCATTCACTGGAGGATTTTCTGCTGGTCATTACAATACAGTGGGCTCGAAAGAAG GTTGGACTCCACAGTCATTTACATCATCCCGAAAGAATCGAGCTGAAGTCAAGCAgcaaaacattttaaacttcTTAGACGAAGATGAAAAAGCT GAATTGGAAGGCCGAGGCCTGGGGACATCTGCTCAGTTTGATACATTTGGGTTCACAGCTGTAGAGCTTGCTCGTAAACAAGCCGACAAGGAGCAACAACAGAG GCCGTCTGCTATTCCTGGACCTGTTCCTGATGAATTAATTGTTCCAGCTGCAGAATCTATAG GTGTGAAGCTACTATTAAAGATGGGATGGCGCCATGGACGTGCAATAAAGGACTCACGGGCTAATTCCCGTTAtg ATGCTCGAAGAGATGCACGAAAAGCATTTCTAGCATTTTCAACTGGTGATGTCAAATCAGAAATCCCCAATTCTGAACCGTTTCAGGAGGATGATGATATTGTTTCTCCTCAACTGGCCAAGGGTGATGTTTCATCTTCTCAAAGCACACCA GTTTATGTGATCAACCCAAAACAGGATTTGCACGGTTTAGGTTTTGATCCTTACAAGCATGCACCAGAGTTTATGg aaaagaaaagagcgCGCACAGCTGGGAATCAGGAAGGTTACAAAAAAGTTTTCTCCACGAAGAATAATCTTTTTGGCTTTAGGA CTGAGAGGATTGCTTCTGGCTTTGGCATTGGTGCGCTTGAAGAACTTGATGTTGAAGATGAGGATGTTTATACCTCAG GTTATGAGTTCGAGGAAACATATGTACAAGAAGAGGATGAGCCTCCTTCTAAGATGATCACAGATGGCAAACAAAAGTTGATTGGAAGAAAAGTTGAGGGTGTCTTGCTTGGATTTAGAATTGCTTCGAAATCTGACTACCAGATGGAAAG GTTTGATCCTCCTGTAATACCTAAGGACTTTATACCCCACCACAAATTTGCAGGGCCTCTCATCGGTGGCTATAAGCTTGCTGACACTCCTCCTGTTGAGGTTCCCCCTCCTGAGGATAATAATCTGAAACTTTTAATTGAAGGGGTGGCAACTTTGGTTGCTCGCTGCGGAAAACTATTTGAGGATCTCtctagagaaaaaaataagtcaAATCcattatttagttttcttaatgGAGGAACTGGCCAGGAATATTATTCAAGGAAGCTATGGGAGGAGCAACTGAAGCGTGTGGACCAACCTAAGCCTCAATTTGATGATAAATTGTCCCCGAGCCTGAAGAAGATGACAGCCGAAAGTCGTGGAAAAATCCTTGGTGAAAAGCCTTTGGCAAGAAGCGCTAAAGAGTTAAATCCACCTGCAGCTTCTGACGGTGTGCATGTCCAATACAATCTTTCAGATACATTTACTAAACCTACATCATCG GGTGGGATGCCAGAGATTGTCAAACCTTTCAAGGACGATTCAGCTAAGCAAGAAAGATTTGAGCagtttttaaaggaaaaatatcaaGGAGGCCTGCGCACTGGTGCTCCTGTTGGAGCTATTAATATGTCAGAAGCAGCTCGTGCACGTGAACGCTTGGACTTTGAGGCTGCTGCAGAGGCTATTGAGAAAGGGAAAGGGTTGAAAGAAACTAAGCTCTCTGCTGAGCACTTTGTGGATTTTTTAGCCACTGGAGGAATGCAGTTTACCTCTGGTGGTGTAGAG GAAGTCAAAGATACAAAGCTAGAAGGTTTAATGATGGAGAAAATGATCCCAAAACGAGAAGAATATCAGTGGCGCCCTGCTCCTATTCTGTGCAAGCGGTTTGATCTCATTGATCCCTACATGGGGAAG CCACCACCAGCACCTAGAATGAGGAGCAAGTTGGATACACTTATTTTCACATCAAATTCTGTCAAATCAACAAAGGTTGAAGAATCTTTAACCTCAACCCCTTCTTCATTTCCTCAATCAAATGCTGAAGAAAAAGACATGGATGCATCTGAAAATGTGAATGAAAAAGTAGAAGTTGAGTGTGTTGATCGGCCTGTTGATCTATATAag GCTATTTTCTCTGATGAATCGGAAGATGAAGAGAGCACATCAACTCTCAAGCAAACCGAGGAttctaaaaagaaagttgaagtaGCTAATACAACACTTAACCGTTTGATTGCGGGTGACTTTCTGGAATCTTTGGGTAAAGAACTGGGCTTGGAAGTGCCCCCAGATCTACCTCCATCAAAGAAAGGCCAAACCACAGCTCCTCAGAATGAAGCTGTACCTGTTGGTGAACAGAATATCAATATCCTTTCAGTTGAAGATAAGCCTTATCCCACTCCATCGTCCACTGGGATTCTATCGGACCATCGAATGACAGGCACTGCGGGACATGATCTAAATAGCAGAAAAGAAGACAATGAACTCATTCATAACTCAGCTGGAAGTGGTGGTAAAGTTATGGAATCCAGCTCTTCCAAGAAAACTTCAGGTAAAGTTTATGAAGAAAAGATGTACAAGGACAAGGGGGATAGGAAGGCTAACAACAGGCGAGTTGACATTCATCGTGATTGTAGCGGCAGCTCATCATCGGaagatgaaaagagaagaaaacgtTCAAGGAGGCGCAGATATAAAAGTAGTGACTCAGAGGATAGTGCATCAAGTGATGATTATCATACGAAAGAGCACTCTAAATCacgagaaagaaaaaaaggatcttctgaagaaaagaaaagccgAAGAAAACACTCAAAACATCACAAGCACAGACATAGAGATTCTTCCCCCAGAGACCGTCATCGCTCGGGAAAAGATCGTATAGTATCTGAAAGAGAACATAGATGGAGAGATTGA
- the LOC101214627 gene encoding protein Dr1 homolog isoform X1: protein MEPMDIVGKSKEDASLPKATMTKIIKEMLPPDVRVARDAQDLLIECCVEFINLVSSESNEVCSKEEKRTIAPEHVLKALEVLGFSEYIAEVYAAYEQHRIETMKLLQQDSLKGGKWSNGAEMTEEEALAEQQRMFAEARARMNGSNTAPKQSEPEQSLES, encoded by the exons ATGGAGCCGATGGACATAGTAGGAAAGTCTAAAGAGGACGCCTCGCTTCCAAAGG cgACTATGACCAAGATTATCAAAGAGATGTTGCCCCCTGATGTACGGGTTGCAAGAGACGCTCAAGATCTTCTGATTGAGTGTTGTGTAG AGTTTATAAACCTTGTATCGTCAGAGTCTAATGAAGTTTgtagcaaagaagaaaaaagaacaattgcACCTGAGCACGTGCTCAAGGCTCTTGAG GTGCTTGGTTTTAGTGAATACATTGCGGAAGTTTATGCTGCATATGAACAACACAGGATCGAAACTATG AAACTTCTGCAGCAAGACTCATTGAAAGGAGGAAAGTGGAGTAATGGAGCTGAGATGACCGAAGAAGAAGCTTTAGCTGAGCAACAAAGAATGTTTGCCGAGGCACGTGCAAGAATGAACGGCAGTAATACTGCACCAAAGCAATCGGAGCCTGAGCAAAGTTTAGAGAGCTAA
- the LOC101214627 gene encoding protein Dr1 homolog isoform X2: MEPMDIVGKSKEDASLPKATMTKIIKEMLPPDVRVARDAQDLLIECCVEFINLVSSESNEVCSKEEKRTIAPEHVLKALEVLGFSEYIAEVYAAYEQHRIETMQDSLKGGKWSNGAEMTEEEALAEQQRMFAEARARMNGSNTAPKQSEPEQSLES, encoded by the exons ATGGAGCCGATGGACATAGTAGGAAAGTCTAAAGAGGACGCCTCGCTTCCAAAGG cgACTATGACCAAGATTATCAAAGAGATGTTGCCCCCTGATGTACGGGTTGCAAGAGACGCTCAAGATCTTCTGATTGAGTGTTGTGTAG AGTTTATAAACCTTGTATCGTCAGAGTCTAATGAAGTTTgtagcaaagaagaaaaaagaacaattgcACCTGAGCACGTGCTCAAGGCTCTTGAG GTGCTTGGTTTTAGTGAATACATTGCGGAAGTTTATGCTGCATATGAACAACACAGGATCGAAACTATG CAAGACTCATTGAAAGGAGGAAAGTGGAGTAATGGAGCTGAGATGACCGAAGAAGAAGCTTTAGCTGAGCAACAAAGAATGTTTGCCGAGGCACGTGCAAGAATGAACGGCAGTAATACTGCACCAAAGCAATCGGAGCCTGAGCAAAGTTTAGAGAGCTAA
- the LOC101222702 gene encoding G patch domain-containing protein TGH isoform X2: MGWRHGRAIKDSRANSRYDARRDARKAFLAFSTGDVKSEIPNSEPFQEDDDIVSPQLAKGDVSSSQSTPVYVINPKQDLHGLGFDPYKHAPEFMEKKRARTAGNQEGYKKVFSTKNNLFGFRTERIASGFGIGALEELDVEDEDVYTSGYEFEETYVQEEDEPPSKMITDGKQKLIGRKVEGVLLGFRIASKSDYQMERFDPPVIPKDFIPHHKFAGPLIGGYKLADTPPVEVPPPEDNNLKLLIEGVATLVARCGKLFEDLSREKNKSNPLFSFLNGGTGQEYYSRKLWEEQLKRVDQPKPQFDDKLSPSLKKMTAESRGKILGEKPLARSAKELNPPAASDGVHVQYNLSDTFTKPTSSGGMPEIVKPFKDDSAKQERFEQFLKEKYQGGLRTGAPVGAINMSEAARARERLDFEAAAEAIEKGKGLKETKLSAEHFVDFLATGGMQFTSGGVEEVKDTKLEGLMMEKMIPKREEYQWRPAPILCKRFDLIDPYMGKPPPAPRMRSKLDTLIFTSNSVKSTKVEESLTSTPSSFPQSNAEEKDMDASENVNEKVEVECVDRPVDLYKAIFSDESEDEESTSTLKQTEDSKKKVEVANTTLNRLIAGDFLESLGKELGLEVPPDLPPSKKGQTTAPQNEAVPVGEQNINILSVEDKPYPTPSSTGILSDHRMTGTAGHDLNSRKEDNELIHNSAGSGGKVMESSSSKKTSGKVYEEKMYKDKGDRKANNRRVDIHRDCSGSSSSEDEKRRKRSRRRRYKSSDSEDSASSDDYHTKEHSKSRERKKGSSEEKKSRRKHSKHHKHRHRDSSPRDRHRSGKDRIVSEREHRWRD, translated from the exons ATGGGATGGCGCCATGGACGTGCAATAAAGGACTCACGGGCTAATTCCCGTTAtg ATGCTCGAAGAGATGCACGAAAAGCATTTCTAGCATTTTCAACTGGTGATGTCAAATCAGAAATCCCCAATTCTGAACCGTTTCAGGAGGATGATGATATTGTTTCTCCTCAACTGGCCAAGGGTGATGTTTCATCTTCTCAAAGCACACCA GTTTATGTGATCAACCCAAAACAGGATTTGCACGGTTTAGGTTTTGATCCTTACAAGCATGCACCAGAGTTTATGg aaaagaaaagagcgCGCACAGCTGGGAATCAGGAAGGTTACAAAAAAGTTTTCTCCACGAAGAATAATCTTTTTGGCTTTAGGA CTGAGAGGATTGCTTCTGGCTTTGGCATTGGTGCGCTTGAAGAACTTGATGTTGAAGATGAGGATGTTTATACCTCAG GTTATGAGTTCGAGGAAACATATGTACAAGAAGAGGATGAGCCTCCTTCTAAGATGATCACAGATGGCAAACAAAAGTTGATTGGAAGAAAAGTTGAGGGTGTCTTGCTTGGATTTAGAATTGCTTCGAAATCTGACTACCAGATGGAAAG GTTTGATCCTCCTGTAATACCTAAGGACTTTATACCCCACCACAAATTTGCAGGGCCTCTCATCGGTGGCTATAAGCTTGCTGACACTCCTCCTGTTGAGGTTCCCCCTCCTGAGGATAATAATCTGAAACTTTTAATTGAAGGGGTGGCAACTTTGGTTGCTCGCTGCGGAAAACTATTTGAGGATCTCtctagagaaaaaaataagtcaAATCcattatttagttttcttaatgGAGGAACTGGCCAGGAATATTATTCAAGGAAGCTATGGGAGGAGCAACTGAAGCGTGTGGACCAACCTAAGCCTCAATTTGATGATAAATTGTCCCCGAGCCTGAAGAAGATGACAGCCGAAAGTCGTGGAAAAATCCTTGGTGAAAAGCCTTTGGCAAGAAGCGCTAAAGAGTTAAATCCACCTGCAGCTTCTGACGGTGTGCATGTCCAATACAATCTTTCAGATACATTTACTAAACCTACATCATCG GGTGGGATGCCAGAGATTGTCAAACCTTTCAAGGACGATTCAGCTAAGCAAGAAAGATTTGAGCagtttttaaaggaaaaatatcaaGGAGGCCTGCGCACTGGTGCTCCTGTTGGAGCTATTAATATGTCAGAAGCAGCTCGTGCACGTGAACGCTTGGACTTTGAGGCTGCTGCAGAGGCTATTGAGAAAGGGAAAGGGTTGAAAGAAACTAAGCTCTCTGCTGAGCACTTTGTGGATTTTTTAGCCACTGGAGGAATGCAGTTTACCTCTGGTGGTGTAGAG GAAGTCAAAGATACAAAGCTAGAAGGTTTAATGATGGAGAAAATGATCCCAAAACGAGAAGAATATCAGTGGCGCCCTGCTCCTATTCTGTGCAAGCGGTTTGATCTCATTGATCCCTACATGGGGAAG CCACCACCAGCACCTAGAATGAGGAGCAAGTTGGATACACTTATTTTCACATCAAATTCTGTCAAATCAACAAAGGTTGAAGAATCTTTAACCTCAACCCCTTCTTCATTTCCTCAATCAAATGCTGAAGAAAAAGACATGGATGCATCTGAAAATGTGAATGAAAAAGTAGAAGTTGAGTGTGTTGATCGGCCTGTTGATCTATATAag GCTATTTTCTCTGATGAATCGGAAGATGAAGAGAGCACATCAACTCTCAAGCAAACCGAGGAttctaaaaagaaagttgaagtaGCTAATACAACACTTAACCGTTTGATTGCGGGTGACTTTCTGGAATCTTTGGGTAAAGAACTGGGCTTGGAAGTGCCCCCAGATCTACCTCCATCAAAGAAAGGCCAAACCACAGCTCCTCAGAATGAAGCTGTACCTGTTGGTGAACAGAATATCAATATCCTTTCAGTTGAAGATAAGCCTTATCCCACTCCATCGTCCACTGGGATTCTATCGGACCATCGAATGACAGGCACTGCGGGACATGATCTAAATAGCAGAAAAGAAGACAATGAACTCATTCATAACTCAGCTGGAAGTGGTGGTAAAGTTATGGAATCCAGCTCTTCCAAGAAAACTTCAGGTAAAGTTTATGAAGAAAAGATGTACAAGGACAAGGGGGATAGGAAGGCTAACAACAGGCGAGTTGACATTCATCGTGATTGTAGCGGCAGCTCATCATCGGaagatgaaaagagaagaaaacgtTCAAGGAGGCGCAGATATAAAAGTAGTGACTCAGAGGATAGTGCATCAAGTGATGATTATCATACGAAAGAGCACTCTAAATCacgagaaagaaaaaaaggatcttctgaagaaaagaaaagccgAAGAAAACACTCAAAACATCACAAGCACAGACATAGAGATTCTTCCCCCAGAGACCGTCATCGCTCGGGAAAAGATCGTATAGTATCTGAAAGAGAACATAGATGGAGAGATTGA